Genomic window (Nymphaea colorata isolate Beijing-Zhang1983 chromosome 1, ASM883128v2, whole genome shotgun sequence):
GTAAAAAAGTTACTCTCGTGTTTCTCAATTAACAGCCAGTCCTAGCAGGATTTTTTCTCATTGGTAAAATTCTTGAGGCGTCCTTATCCAAACCACTATagctcatttttcttcttttggcaaTAGGTGTTTCTTGTCGGTTTTGAACTCGTGACATCCTACCAACTCTATAATTTTCTGTTTAGGGTTGTATGAGGAAAATGCAAATAGTTTTCACCAACGCATATAAACacatcaaaaattgaatttgaaagaaaattggagAGTTTAGAAACCATATGACCCAACTTCAATTACCCCAATGAAAAGTTGATACCTTTATTGCATGGGTGTCACCTCCCTTGGGTTTTGTTAAGTTGAATATTGATGCGACTGCTAGAACAAATCCAAGAGACTTAGCGGCTTGTGGTTTATTTCAAAATGATAATGGAAAATGGTTATTTGGTTTCACTTGTCATGGTCATATAACCAAGGTTGAACTTATTCCTATTCTAAATAGTTTGAAATTAGTTTGGAAACTTGACTTTTATAAAGTTATTGTTGAATCACATTCTTTGTTAGCTGTGAATAAGGTTTTAAAAGAAATGCAGCTCTCATGATCCTTTATTCTAGATAGTGAAGCAGTGTCAAGATTTGCTGAGACGAGTTTGTGAGTGTGTCGTATGTCATATGCATAAAGAAGCTAATATGTGTGCTGATTTTTTTGCTTCGTGTGTCTTTCAAGAATCCTTTAAAGTGACCGTTCTTACCAATCCATCAAGTCTGCATCGGTTGATTGATGATGATGTAATTGGTGTAACTCGACCTCGTGTCATAATTAGTTAATGCAGTTTTAAACGTATTATAGTTAATTAATACGATTTCAAACCGCTCCTatctatcaaaaaaaaaaaaaaaccaactcaCATAACCATATACTTCCACATGGAAAGTATTCCTCAACGTTTCTAGTCAAAGTTTGGCATCTCATCCAATTGAGAATATCTAGTTCTAACTTTATATATTTGGTTTACTTTGGAATTCCAAAGCAAGTAACGAATTTTCACCTTCAACTTGTCTAGATCCGACCCAAGTAACATGGGCAAGGAGGTTAGATATTTCCAATTTTTCACCGGAGAAAAATGGGATATCGGAAGACCGGCGATAATCCGGTGGTCGCCTATGAGGATGCCACGTACGCCTCGGCAGGCACCCTGTGGGTCCTCCACGTCAGGTTGACGCGGACGATTGAAACTTGCCCCCTTTTATAGTACGAGTAGATCTAAGAAAACGACAAACGGATGAGGATGACACCGACGACCCTCTCGTAATTACCATACCACCCTTACCAATTACGTAAATGACAGTTTTGTTTTAATTTCCCGtgaaaacaaagtttaaaaGGACGAGTTCATTGTTTGGCGTGCAGAATAAAATAAGGTTAACTCCGAAATCCCTATAATGTCCACATCGATTTGATTTGTTGTAAACTTTCATTTAAGCGTAAGGAGAGACACCAGAGTGGAAGGGCAATTAGGCCAATTGAGAATAGTGGCAGTTTGGTAAAACTCCGCTCGAGCGCATGCAAATAGGAAGTATCGGTTGCTATAAAAGGCGGCCTCCTCCGAGGCCATCTCCACGCCAAAGCCGTTCGGGCCGTCCTCTACTCCCCGTTTTCTTGGTAACTCTTTTTCTTTGGATAGTTATTTTGTATTCTTTCGTTACGAATCTTGTTTGTTCTATGTCCTGATTATCTTAATTCTTATCATGGATGTATTAAAATATAACAATGACAATTCAATATAATGAAACACACTAAATTAATAATGACCGTGCTCCTCATGGCGATGACGGAAAATGCTGTTCTTATCCCATTCTGACCAGAAAATGAACAGTCGATGGCGATTATCGCGATGGAGCTGCGATTCTTTTTTCTTCGTTCTGTGTAATCGTTTCTTAGATGCTCCGTTGATCTGTTGCCTGTTGTTTTTTAGGTTCGTTTCTGGCTTTCCCTCAAAATGACGGTCATCGTACCTGGTATGCACTTATATATAACTTTCTGTTGcccattttttcttatgtggTGAGAAGATTCTGAAatagatttatttttttggtgtgGAATGAAGAGCCTGTTCATGGGgcggaggaagagaagaaggtgAGCAAGGATGAGTCGTCCACGCAAATGCGGATGAATCTGGTTCTTGACGGAGGTTTCGTGGTGCCGGAGAACAACGCGTTTGGAAACTCCTTCAGGTTAGTTAATTAATTCATCCTGTTTGCGGTATCGCAGTTGTATTGTGattgttgttctttttatttgtattgTTTCCGAGGTTGGCGTTTTAGTTTCTGATTATGTTACTGTGTTGATGTGATCTGAGTTTGTTGTTTATTGTTGATCTTTGTTTTTCACGGCTTGGGGTCTCCATCTTGGAGTTGGAAGATGGAGATTAATGGGGAGTTCCGTATTTGTTGGTCTTCCTGAAAATGTGGGGCATGTCGACGTCTTCCGACGTGTCGATGATGTGTTCTTCCGCTTGGCTTTTGTTTGAATGCATGCATTGCAACTGGCAAGTTTcaccaaaatgaattttggatcCTTTTTACCAACAACTCACATGCacctttactttttttttctgtctcttCATGAatgttctttctctttgtttgcatgacaaaaaaaaagaaaagaaaagaaaaagaaaaagcaatacTGGAGCAACACGTCTCCTTCATAGGCCAGTACAGCCTACAACGAACAGCCAAATAATTGGAAAACCTAGTGGCCAGTCCTTGGTTGAGAAATCCAACAAAATTGGTGGCATTTTCCTCGAATTGGATTGAGCAGATAGATTCGGGCCACGCCTCTTGTTGGACGATAAGAACGGTTGACGATTTCTCTGCTGATGAACCATGATAgttctgtttttttcaaaattttcgaaGCTTTTCTGATAGAATTtcagttttgtttcttttatactAAGAATCGGTTTGCACATGCAGAGATTACGACAGGGAGAGCGAAAGGAAGGCGATTGTAGAGAACTTCTACAGAAAGAACCACATCTACCAGACTTATGAATTCGTATGCCTTCTTGTCTCTTCCTTCTTTAGTTTTtaactttcctttcttttttttttcattcggTTCTCTAAGTTGTTCCGTACCTGCTGTCTCtcggaaaagaaaaaatttaagtaCGTATTTTTTTCCGAAAATTGCCCAAAATGGTTGTAGGGTTTTTTTTAGCTCCCACATACAAATTCCGGAAAAAGGACAGGCATTAAAAGGAAATACATAAAGGCTGGGTGGCTTTTGTAATTTTGTGGTATGTTCAAACATTTGTATTTGGGATACCAGTTGTTTAGAAATATCTCACATTTAATTCATGTAGGGCTTCGAAGTAGTTAGTGTACAATGAGGCCCAAAGAAAGAAGGTTAAGAAAGAAAGTAGGATGGAAGTTGACATCCAGCCCATTGCTGTGAGTAGTTGACAAAAGTTAGTCGATAGACATGTTAatatgtttgatttggattggatGTCCAACCGAACCATTCCACAAAAATTGgatatagaaaaatatatatatatatatccaattaagaaatggAATATAATTTCTTATTTGAAATCATATTAGATCATACTGCAAGGCCGGGGCTGACCTTTTTTCTCTCATACTACCTCacctactttttctttctcgttatgtatatatatattccttttggttttctattttttttcatattgatggttgagaaaagctgaaagaaaatttgtaaattaataattcataatttcattggCTTTTAGTTTGGCTTCCTTTTAGGGGTTATATAGAAGCTGCAACAAGTTAACATGGGTCTGGTGTTGCCACATTGGATTTAAATCCATTGCTTAACATGCTTAATCCCAGTTCCTAGTTGAGTCTGAATTGACATCGAGTAATTTGTTAACTAGATTTCAGCTTTAGGTCTACACCCATTCTGCACTCAGCTGTTCTAGGGTTCTCAGCAACAACTTCAAATCAGAAAATTGATATGGTAGATTTGGTAGCTGGTGCATCCAGCAGTTCTTGTTAGCTATTCTGAACCAAGTCACAAGACCATGTTGGCAAAATGATATGGCCGGGGGTTCTGATTGCTGCCCCGTTTGTGTATTAGGCCAACAAGAAGAAGGCCGAGTTTGCAGAGCTGGACAGAGCAGTAATGGGCATCTGGGAATGCTGTGAGCTCCTTCACAACTATGTTGATGAGAGTGACCCTGATCTCGACGAGCCACAGATTGAGCATCTTCTTCAAACAGCAGAAGCCATCCGAAGAGATTATCCTGATGAAGATTGGCTTCATCTCACTGCACTTATTCATGGTAAGAACCGTTTGCTGCGGCACTGCACAAGCATAGTGAcccttgaaattttgaatcggTCTTGGCTTGGTTCTGTGTGGGTCCTCTTAGTTCCATTAATTAAGCTTTATTTAATACATCAAGCTTTAGATTTGTTTaagttttcatttgttttttggtgCTCAATTCTGCCAGATCTTGGAAAGGTGATGCTTCATCCTACCTTTGGCGAACAGCCGCAATGGTGTGTTGTTGGTAAGATATATGGCTATTGACAGAACAATTTTCTTGGAATGTGATCTTCTTTTTGCGGATAACCAATTTCGTTAATGCAGGTGATACTTATCCACTTGGGTGTGCTTTTGATGAGAACATAGTCTACTCCAAGGTAACTATTTCGTTTGAACAATTCTTACTGAGCTAGAACCTTACTGGTCTGATCTGACCAGGACCAGGCCCATCACTCAGGTGCTGGTCAGAGCGAAGacaatgaaaattttctcctcTGTTTGGTTCTATAGTTAGCTAGCTCTAACTTGACTAACATCATTGCGTTGGCTCAATATGGTGCAGTACTTCAAGGAGAACCCGGACTATAACCATCCTGTCTACAGCACAAAGCTTGGTGTATACACAGAGAACTGTGGCCTTGATAAGGTCACCATGACATGGGGCCACGACGAGTACATGTACTGGGTACGCCATTGCTCACCATCCCTTCCCTTTTGAAACTTCTGTTCATCCAAATTTAGTTTGGTCACATTGACACATCGAACTTGTCGTAACAGGTGGCGAAGCAGAACAACACCAGATTGCCACCAGAAGCTCTTTTCATCATCAGGTTCCACTCATTCTATGGTAAGGAGTTCACTGCTCGTCTTTCTGGATTTGAGACTGAGTAGTGGGTCTTTCATCTTTCATGTTGCGAACTGACTTGAGAGAAAAACCTCTGGCCAGCAATGCACCGGAGTGGAGGATACAGATATCTCATGAATGATGAAGACAAGGAGATGCTTAAATGGGTCCTCATATTCAAGTAGCCTGTTGAACCCCAGTCCCTTTTTCTTTACTCTAATTTGGTCACTGAAAGCATTAACTGTTTCTTGTTGATTTTCTGCAGCAAATATGATCTTTATAGCAAGAGCAAAGTGAAGGTCAACCTCGAGGATGTCAAGCCCTATTACCAGTCATTAATTGAtaaggtactctctctctctctctctctctctctctctctctctttctttctctccctctctttctctcgctctctccctctcttttcatTGTAGCAAAAGattgtgatttatttttttgcagtATTTCCCGGAAAAACTCCGATGGTGAGAGGAAAGATCCGAGCGGTGATGGTGACACGGGGATTTGGTTTTCATGTTTGCTTTCTGTCTTCGCGTTTGAGCTCctaaaaatttgatttgtttgGCGGATGGGCTCATGAAATAAAAGGTCTTCTGATATCGTTTCTTGTGCATCCTTCTGTTCATCTTGTTATTTTCCACCACCAATTTACTCATTCCCAAGTCTACCGTGACCAATAAGACTGCAATAATTCAGATATAATCGGCTATCTAAATTGAGAACCTGTTGAATCGAAATGCTGCAAAGCttataaattcatgaaatatcCATGCATCTATCAAAGAAGGTTTCAGATCCTTGCTAGAAATCAAGGTTCCAAATTCTATTCTGATACGCACTTGTAAAGTTCTAAATTTTACTACGagatgaaccaaaaaaaaaaatcagaaaagagtGAAACTTGCTGCATCAATTTGGAATTGCTTCTTAACCATCGGCTATGAGACTGAATCCTTATTTTTGCACTTCGAAGTTTACCGATTGCCAACCATGGGTGACGGGTGTTGCCAGTAGGAACgaaatttgacatttttggtGACCAGGCTATTTGTGTTGGGTACCTAGAAGAAGAACGATCGACCCTGATAAAAAATGACCATGAGAGAGCATGTGCCATACATTCCTTAAAAGTCTGATCGTCCTTTCGATA
Coding sequences:
- the LOC116246329 gene encoding probable inositol oxygenase, whose protein sequence is MQIGSIGCYKRRPPPRPSPRQSRSGRPLLPVFLVRFWLSLKMTVIVPEPVHGAEEEKKVSKDESSTQMRMNLVLDGGFVVPENNAFGNSFRDYDRESERKAIVENFYRKNHIYQTYEFANKKKAEFAELDRAVMGIWECCELLHNYVDESDPDLDEPQIEHLLQTAEAIRRDYPDEDWLHLTALIHDLGKVMLHPTFGEQPQWCVVGDTYPLGCAFDENIVYSKYFKENPDYNHPVYSTKLGVYTENCGLDKVTMTWGHDEYMYWVAKQNNTRLPPEALFIIRFHSFYAMHRSGGYRYLMNDEDKEMLKWVLIFNKYDLYSKSKVKVNLEDVKPYYQSLIDKYFPEKLRW